Proteins from one Dysgonomonas sp. HDW5A genomic window:
- a CDS encoding choice-of-anchor Q domain-containing protein, producing the protein MKLVVYIIALITSLSLFFACSNDDNFSNSSSLRLSFSTDTLRFDTVFTTIGTATKRLKIYNRNKDALNINSIELMNAANTGFRMNVDGVSGNKISNVDILGKDSIYIFVEVTVDPLNQNKPMLVDDSIRFQFNGVTQYVRLEAIGQDVILWRGKTINADTTLTSEKPFLVFDGLTISKGATLNIQKNVQMFFHSGAKVLINGRIDAVGTIAEPVVFRGDRLDNLYQSGNVPFDRVPGQWGGIEVAADSYDNNFENVRIRNGIYGIFFHDSDPTKQKATFMNTVIQNSSKEVLWAVNCKITAKNTLLANSGGYTVRLLGGSYDFLQCTIANYMDANWGFLPRRNAMLLSNTGSNVVEKQVSYPLINTSFTNTIIAGRGNSELELKKNNELGFNYSFLNCLIKNKGTDDTVFVNTVWNVDPAFKYIYSFESAGGNTSLYYFYNFRLSENSPAIHKGSRQAAVSLPFDLVGVSRRSDEGPDIGCFEWEK; encoded by the coding sequence ATGAAGTTAGTTGTTTATATCATAGCGCTCATTACATCACTCTCCTTGTTTTTTGCATGTAGTAACGATGATAATTTTTCGAATAGTAGCAGCCTTCGATTGTCTTTTTCTACCGATACCTTGCGTTTCGATACTGTTTTTACGACAATTGGTACAGCTACCAAGCGTTTGAAAATTTACAATCGAAATAAAGATGCACTAAACATTAACTCTATTGAATTGATGAATGCGGCAAATACCGGATTCAGAATGAATGTAGATGGTGTAAGTGGTAACAAAATAAGTAATGTAGATATTTTAGGGAAAGACAGTATTTATATATTCGTAGAGGTAACAGTTGATCCGCTGAATCAAAATAAACCGATGCTTGTAGATGATTCCATCCGCTTTCAATTCAATGGAGTGACCCAGTATGTACGTCTCGAAGCCATAGGCCAGGATGTAATTCTCTGGCGAGGGAAGACTATAAATGCGGATACTACGCTTACTTCCGAAAAACCATTTCTTGTATTTGACGGATTGACTATATCGAAAGGAGCAACTTTAAATATTCAGAAAAATGTGCAGATGTTTTTCCACAGTGGAGCAAAAGTGTTAATTAACGGTCGCATAGATGCTGTTGGTACAATTGCCGAGCCGGTTGTATTTAGAGGTGATCGCTTGGATAATTTATATCAGTCGGGTAATGTGCCTTTTGATCGAGTTCCTGGACAATGGGGTGGGATAGAAGTTGCAGCCGATAGTTACGACAATAATTTTGAGAATGTAAGAATACGTAATGGTATTTATGGTATATTTTTCCATGATTCAGACCCTACAAAGCAGAAGGCTACATTTATGAATACAGTTATCCAGAATTCGAGTAAGGAAGTTCTTTGGGCTGTCAATTGTAAAATAACCGCAAAGAATACTTTGTTAGCCAATTCGGGCGGATACACAGTTCGATTGTTAGGTGGTAGTTACGATTTTCTACAATGCACCATTGCTAATTATATGGATGCCAACTGGGGATTTTTACCTCGTAGGAATGCTATGTTATTATCCAATACGGGTTCGAATGTTGTCGAAAAGCAGGTAAGCTATCCTTTGATAAATACTTCCTTTACAAATACTATAATTGCAGGAAGAGGAAACAGCGAACTTGAACTGAAAAAAAATAATGAGCTTGGCTTCAACTATTCTTTTTTGAATTGCTTGATAAAAAATAAAGGAACGGATGACACTGTTTTTGTAAATACAGTATGGAATGTCGATCCGGCTTTCAAGTATATATATTCGTTTGAGTCGGCTGGCGGAAATACAAGCCTGTATTACTTTTATAACTTCAGATTATCCGAAAATTCGCCGGCTATACATAAAGGTTCGCGTCAGGCGGCAGTCTCCCTTCCATTTGATTTGGTTGGTGTTTCACGTCGTAGTGACGAAGGTCCTGATATAGGTTGCTTCGAATGGGAAAAATAA
- a CDS encoding creatininase family protein translates to MNKLDILSASYNDTQDLKYDYAVLPWGATEPHNYHLPYLTDCYLAHDTAFDGVKKAYEQTDILGMILPPVPFGSQNPGQLNLPFCLHASYETQKAILSDIVASLYRQKINKLIIINGHGGNNFKNMIRDLAVDYPDFLIVAADWFKVIPTKDYFDEPGDHADELETSVLMHYRPDLVNLTVAGNGTYTPFKAKTLREGIAWTPRNWSKVSQDTGIGNPHKSTAEKGRKYAEAVTDKLAELFIELVQEDIY, encoded by the coding sequence ATGAATAAATTAGACATATTATCAGCTTCGTATAACGATACCCAAGACCTAAAATACGATTATGCTGTTTTGCCATGGGGGGCTACCGAACCCCACAATTATCATTTGCCTTACTTAACCGATTGTTATCTGGCACACGATACAGCTTTCGATGGTGTAAAGAAAGCATACGAACAAACTGATATTCTAGGAATGATATTACCGCCAGTTCCTTTTGGATCACAAAACCCGGGACAATTGAATTTACCTTTCTGCCTACATGCAAGTTACGAAACTCAAAAGGCAATATTGTCAGACATAGTGGCATCGCTTTACAGACAAAAAATAAATAAGCTGATAATCATAAACGGACATGGTGGGAATAACTTCAAGAATATGATCCGTGATCTAGCAGTAGATTATCCTGACTTTTTGATTGTGGCTGCAGACTGGTTTAAGGTAATTCCTACTAAAGATTATTTTGATGAGCCGGGAGATCATGCGGACGAACTGGAAACTTCGGTATTGATGCATTACCGCCCCGATCTGGTTAATTTAACGGTAGCGGGCAATGGAACTTACACACCATTTAAAGCAAAAACTCTTCGGGAAGGTATTGCATGGACTCCACGCAATTGGTCTAAAGTTTCACAAGATACAGGTATTGGTAATCCTCATAAATCAACTGCCGAAAAGGGTCGGAAATATGCCGAAGCTGTAACAGATAAACTTGCTGAATTATTTATAGAATTGGTACAGGAAGATATATACTAA